The sequence AAGCCGCGAATACGCCCGCGTCTCGCTTCTCCATTTTCGAGCCGACCAGTTTGAACGCTCGATGCGCGTTCGCTACGATGTAGTTGTCGGGGCTGAATGCGTTAGCGACCCGCTTGTACTCCTCCTTCGTGGAGGTTTCCAAGTCCCATACCTTGACCAGATTGGTCATTCCTCTAGGTGCCCCTTCAACGTGAGATACAGCGCATGGGCTGCGGTCGGGTCCAGCATCACGAGGTCTTCAATGTCTTCTCGGATGGCGACCTCAAGCGGCGTACCGTCGTGAGGTTGCTGCGAAATACAGAACCATCCTTCTTCATCCCGCTCGATAAGCGTCTCGTACGAGCTGGCGCAACCGCCTGCACCCTTTGCCGTGAGTCGGTTAAGCTCTTTCCATTCAGCCATATCAGTCCTCGAACCTCGCTATCGATCCCTTGAACGAGACTTCGCGGCGCGGGTCTTGAGGTGCTCCGTCGCGGCGCTTCTTGTTCTTCGGTATGCTTATGAATCGGGTGTTCTGCAAGTCCACGTTGTTGCTGCGGCCGAGCATGATGACGGCATCCGCCGCACCCGCCTTACCTGTCTTGCTGTTCGCCAGCATGGAGAGCTTCGGGAACACCTCGCCGTCCGCCTCGCCGTTGAGCTGCGACGTTGCGATAGCTACGTGTTCGTACTTCACGGCGAGCACACGCGCCCGCTGATACAGCCATTCGAGAAGCTGGTCGGTACGCGTCCCGCCGTTTGTTGCCGTGCCGATGTCCGCCTGCACGTTGTCCAACATGTCGTACACGACTACTGCCGGATCAAGCTCCTTGATGATTTCCTCAAGGCGCGACATGGTGTAGTCGTGTACGTCGAACACGATGATGCGGTCGGTGCCGCCAATGGCCTTCAGGTATCCTTGATAGACGGTTCCCGCGCGGGACTTCTCCACAAGTTCCGCGTTGTCTACGCCCAGCGCTGCGTTGAACAGGCGATGACGCAGCCTCTTGCCCGGTCCCTCGTTGTTCAACACGATGATCGGGCGGTCACGTCCGGGCCACACCACGTCAACCTGCGGGGCCATGTACGTAAGCTCGCTCGCAAAGAACGTGGACTTCCCGCTGTCCACGCGGGCCGCAACGACGATGAAGTCGCCAGCTTGCGCGGGCGTCATGCTTTCGTTCAGACAGTTCAACCGCCAGTGAAGGCCGGTGTCGTTCGCCGTCTCCTCAAGCATGTCCTCGATGCGGGCCTTAACCTTCGGGAACTTCTTCTCCCTTGCGATCCACGTCTCATGCTGCTCAGCGAGGGACCGCAGCGCGGCGGTAAGGTCCACCTCGCCGTCGTTGAATCCTTCGAGCGCGGTCTGTAGCTTCGTTGCCGTGGCGAGCGATACCAAGCGCTCGCGGATACCGTCCTCAGTTCCGGGCGGCGGCGGGTTCACTGAATCGAGAATGGCGGCACGGAAGACCGTCATGTTCTCGGGTTGTAGTTTCGGATGGAGTAATGCGAAGTAGGACAGGAACGCTGACGGGTCGATGCCCTGCGTCTCAGGATTGGCACGGAAGAACTTCCCGTAATCTTTGAGAATCGTTCGTGTCGCCAGCTCCAGAGAGTCCAGCGGCACGAAGTTAATCAAGCGTTCGTACTGTTCCCGCGTTCGCAGTAGCCTCAAAAGGCTGCTGTCAATAGCGATTGAATCTCTCCTTTGCTTAGTAGCTTTGGATCACGGAGGGTTACGATCTGACGATGATTCAGTCCGACAAGGGACAGTCTCTTGACGATGCCGCGCGCTGCCTCGCGGCCCGCGCTATCCGGGTCCAGCCATACCGTGACCGGACGCTGCTGCTGGATGAGTCGGGCAAGTACCTTGTCGTTCAGCGCCGTGCCGAGGATCGCCATGCCCTGCGCGTCGCCGGATTCGCCGACACGAAACGCAGAGAGGATGTCCTCGACCAGCACTGGATCGCCCTGCCCGTACGCCGCAACGATGTGCCGCTTGTCGATGGCCGCACCGATGTACTTCGGCTCCCGCCCGTCAACCGAGCGAGCCTGCCAGTACACGATGCGCCCAGCGTCAACTACAGGCAGCACCACGCGGTTCGTACGGGCATGGTGGTACGCACCTAGCTTGCCGACTTCCGAGCGCCCTACGGACGCTTTGAGGAGCCAGAGGCGAGCCTCGATAGGCCAGGTATCGATGTCGAAGTTCGCAGGCTGAGGCGGGGATGCGGTCGTTGCCGCTTCCTCATCAGCCGCCTGCTCCTCTCGCATGCGCTTGACCCGCTCAGCGAAGCTCTCCACTGGCTTCCACTCAATCACCGTCTCGTGACAGCGGAAGCACCAGCCTGACCACTTCTCACGGTCGTTGCTGATGAGCAGCGTGGGTCCGGAGCTGGACCCGGAACAGCCGTGGAATGCTCGGCCTTTCTGCCCGAGCTTGAGGCGTTGCGCGGCACGCAGCCACGCTTCCGCCATCAGTGCTTCGGCTTACGCCGCTCCTTCGCGAGCTGGATGATCTGCTGGGCGTTGAGGTTCAGCCACGTGTCGTCGTACTGCGCCCGGAAGTTCTTGCCGGACTGCTTACGCTCGGGCTGCTCACCGTCGTGCTGCTCGCGCCATCGCGCCGCTGCCGCCCGCCCCAGCTCGAAACCCGTAAGCTTCATAGCCGACGCCGGGAAGTGAGCACGCATGTACGACTCGACCGTTACCTTTGTCGTCATGCGTCCTCCAGCTTGTAGGTCATGGCCGGGACACGCTTCACTCGGCGAACCTGCTGGATGCGCTTCAGCACCGTGACCTGCGTGATGCTGAACTCGCCAGCAGCGTAGTTGCCTGCGTTATCGCGGATGAAATCCTCGGCGAGCTGCTGAGTCGGCCGCCGCGAAATGACGCGGCCGCTCATCGGCCGAGCCGTGCCCGTGGCCCCCGTACGGTGCCAGCGAATCTCGAACTCCGTGCTGATCTGCTGCTCAGCAGGCTCGGCCTTCGCCAGCTCGAAGCTGCTTGCAAAATAGCCGCCGTCACGTTCGCCATTGTCGCGAGTCACGTAGACGTACGCCTTATCGTCTTTCGTGACCTCGTACACGCGCCCCTCCGTGATGTGCAACCCTTCCTCGCCCCACGATTTGAGGCAGCGAACCTTGTCGCCCTTCTTGAACGGATTCGTCATTACAGGGCACCTCCGAGGCTCGCCGCTTCCTGAGCAGCAGCGGCGCGGACGTTGTTGGCATGGAGGATGGCACGATCAGCGTCGCGCTCGGCGTCGCGGGCGACGGCCTCGGCCTTCTTCACGTAGTCGCGGGTCATCTCCTCGACCTTGAGTGCGATGCGCTTCTCGGCTTCGGCGGTAGCGACCGTCAGGCGCAGCGATGCGACGTGAGCACGAACAGCAAGGCCGTGCAGCTTGCGGGTGGTTGCGGTAAT comes from Burkholderia savannae and encodes:
- a CDS encoding DnaB-like helicase C-terminal domain-containing protein gives rise to the protein MINFVPLDSLELATRTILKDYGKFFRANPETQGIDPSAFLSYFALLHPKLQPENMTVFRAAILDSVNPPPPGTEDGIRERLVSLATATKLQTALEGFNDGEVDLTAALRSLAEQHETWIAREKKFPKVKARIEDMLEETANDTGLHWRLNCLNESMTPAQAGDFIVVAARVDSGKSTFFASELTYMAPQVDVVWPGRDRPIIVLNNEGPGKRLRHRLFNAALGVDNAELVEKSRAGTVYQGYLKAIGGTDRIIVFDVHDYTMSRLEEIIKELDPAVVVYDMLDNVQADIGTATNGGTRTDQLLEWLYQRARVLAVKYEHVAIATSQLNGEADGEVFPKLSMLANSKTGKAGAADAVIMLGRSNNVDLQNTRFISIPKNKKRRDGAPQDPRREVSFKGSIARFED
- a CDS encoding toprim domain-containing protein is translated as MAEAWLRAAQRLKLGQKGRAFHGCSGSSSGPTLLISNDREKWSGWCFRCHETVIEWKPVESFAERVKRMREEQAADEEAATTASPPQPANFDIDTWPIEARLWLLKASVGRSEVGKLGAYHHARTNRVVLPVVDAGRIVYWQARSVDGREPKYIGAAIDKRHIVAAYGQGDPVLVEDILSAFRVGESGDAQGMAILGTALNDKVLARLIQQQRPVTVWLDPDSAGREAARGIVKRLSLVGLNHRQIVTLRDPKLLSKGEIQSLLTAAF